The following are from one region of the Stanieria cyanosphaera PCC 7437 genome:
- a CDS encoding peptide ligase PGM1-related protein, with amino-acid sequence MQTVSYFTSENQHRFRELQAQLRDRYSSIDIFDQDDYDILVVPSYSIDQQVGQKVPGFLHYEERLLFSLIRLRNPHTRVIYVTALPLYPIIIDYYLQLLPGIPFSHARDRLLLASTYDASLKPLTQKILERPRLVERIRRALRPDKAYMVCFNSTYLEQELSLQLGIPLLAASPELLYWGSKSGSREIFSECKIPHPDGSQQVNNIKELLIEVTKLWQRQPDLKRMVIKLNEGFSGEGNALLNLQPIQNYAPHLVSEAETMAVLEKHLENLSFQSEGETWANFSRRIPELGAIVEAFIEGETKRSPSVQGYIKPSGEIEILSTHDQILGGPDGQIYLGCYFPADEAYRMELQELGLKIGKALAAKGAMERYGVDFIAVHHQDSKKWELQAIEINLRKGGTTHPFMTLKLLTNGYYDYSTGLFLTQQNQPKYYLATDNLQKPQYRGLLPNDLMDIIAQHRLHFDSSNRTGSVFHLMGALSEFGKLGLTSIGNSLAEAEMIYRHVEEVLDQETQSMSETQPKPSILPINW; translated from the coding sequence ATGCAGACTGTAAGCTATTTTACCTCCGAAAACCAACATAGATTTAGAGAACTACAAGCTCAATTACGCGATCGCTATTCAAGCATTGATATTTTTGATCAGGATGATTATGATATTTTAGTCGTTCCTTCTTATAGCATCGATCAGCAAGTTGGGCAAAAAGTCCCTGGTTTTCTACATTACGAGGAAAGATTATTATTTTCTTTAATTCGTTTACGCAACCCTCATACTAGGGTAATCTATGTTACTGCATTGCCTTTGTATCCGATAATTATTGATTATTATCTTCAGTTATTACCAGGAATTCCGTTTTCTCACGCACGCGATCGCTTGTTACTTGCTAGTACTTATGACGCTTCGCTGAAACCTTTAACTCAAAAAATTTTAGAGCGACCTCGTTTAGTTGAAAGAATTCGTCGCGCTTTAAGACCAGATAAGGCTTATATGGTCTGTTTTAATTCTACCTATTTGGAACAAGAATTATCACTTCAATTAGGAATTCCTTTACTAGCTGCTTCTCCAGAGTTACTTTATTGGGGTTCTAAAAGTGGTAGCAGAGAAATTTTTTCTGAGTGTAAGATTCCTCATCCCGATGGCAGTCAACAAGTAAATAATATTAAAGAATTGTTAATTGAAGTAACAAAGCTCTGGCAAAGACAGCCCGATTTAAAAAGAATGGTGATTAAACTTAATGAAGGCTTTTCTGGTGAGGGAAATGCTTTATTAAATTTACAGCCAATTCAAAATTATGCTCCCCATCTAGTCAGTGAAGCTGAAACCATGGCAGTTCTAGAAAAGCATTTAGAAAATTTAAGTTTTCAGTCAGAAGGAGAAACCTGGGCAAATTTTTCGCGTCGCATTCCCGAATTAGGTGCAATTGTCGAAGCTTTTATTGAAGGAGAAACAAAACGTTCTCCCAGCGTACAAGGCTATATTAAACCATCAGGAGAAATAGAAATTCTTTCTACCCATGACCAAATTTTAGGTGGTCCTGACGGTCAAATTTACTTGGGTTGTTATTTTCCTGCCGACGAAGCTTATCGAATGGAATTACAAGAGTTAGGACTAAAAATTGGCAAAGCTTTAGCTGCTAAAGGCGCGATGGAAAGATATGGCGTAGATTTTATTGCTGTACATCATCAAGATAGTAAAAAATGGGAGCTTCAAGCGATCGAAATTAATCTTCGTAAAGGTGGGACTACTCATCCTTTTATGACTTTAAAATTGCTTACTAATGGTTATTATGATTATTCAACAGGATTATTTTTAACGCAACAAAATCAACCCAAATATTATTTGGCTACTGATAATTTACAAAAGCCTCAATATCGAGGATTATTACCTAACGATTTAATGGATATTATTGCCCAACATCGACTTCATTTTGATAGTAGTAATCGTACAGGTAGTGTGTTTCATTTGATGGGAGCTTTATCAGAATTTGGGAAATTAGGCTTAACTAGTATTGGTAATTCTTTAGCAGAAGCAGAAATGATTTATCGTCATGTTGAAGAAGTTTTAGACCAAGAAACTCAGTCAATGTCAGAAACCCAACCCAAACCTTCTATTTTGCCTATTAATTGGTAA
- a CDS encoding cohesin domain-containing protein — protein MNTPANTNNLQLSISDTLIGGLGELVTVPISINDVTGLQSLTLTLNYDTNLLDLIDPNPNTDNNEAVKRTGIAANWKLISGEGTNPNTELPNPIVNVNDGTGEVTISLINPGAVPTKGSGNILTIDFTISSNAVANSSSIIDLKTAKLGINNQEINLGDSDLDDGKITRSKGSAVYRFYNTNLGVHFYTTSEVEKQFVLDELPQYRFEGASYTSAAEPSAGADPLTGAKSVYRFYNNNTGVHLYTSSEAEKDFIQNELGAIYRFENTAYYAYNNPTDGTIPIYRFYNTNLDVHFFTPSAVEKDFVIDNLPQYRQEGIGGVAFYAYEYIPDSSM, from the coding sequence ATGAACACCCCTGCCAATACAAATAACTTGCAACTAAGTATTAGCGATACATTAATAGGTGGTTTAGGAGAGCTAGTTACTGTTCCCATTTCAATTAATGATGTTACAGGACTACAATCTTTAACTCTTACTTTAAATTATGATACTAACCTATTAGATCTTATCGATCCTAATCCCAACACAGATAATAATGAGGCAGTAAAAAGAACAGGAATTGCAGCCAATTGGAAATTAATTAGTGGCGAAGGAACTAATCCTAATACAGAATTACCTAATCCTATTGTTAATGTTAATGATGGCACAGGCGAAGTTACCATTAGTTTGATTAATCCTGGTGCTGTGCCAACCAAAGGTTCAGGTAATATCTTAACCATTGATTTTACAATTAGTTCTAATGCTGTAGCTAACTCAAGTAGCATCATTGATTTAAAAACAGCCAAATTAGGTATTAATAACCAAGAAATAAATTTAGGTGATAGCGATTTGGATGATGGCAAAATTACCAGATCTAAAGGTTCTGCAGTTTATCGCTTTTATAACACCAATTTAGGAGTTCATTTTTACACTACTTCAGAAGTAGAAAAACAATTTGTTCTTGATGAACTACCTCAGTATCGATTTGAAGGAGCTTCTTACACTTCAGCAGCCGAACCAAGTGCAGGCGCAGATCCTTTAACAGGTGCTAAATCAGTTTATCGTTTTTATAACAACAACACTGGCGTTCATCTTTATACCTCATCAGAAGCAGAGAAAGACTTTATTCAAAACGAACTTGGTGCAATATATCGGTTTGAAAATACAGCTTATTATGCCTATAATAATCCTACCGATGGCACAATTCCTATTTATCGCTTTTACAATACCAATCTAGATGTTCATTTTTTTACACCCTCAGCAGTAGAAAAGGATTTTGTGATCGACAATTTACCTCAATACCGTCAGGAAGGAATTGGTGGAGTTGCTTTTTATGCTTACGAATATATCCCTGATTCATCTATGTAG
- the cofG gene encoding 7,8-didemethyl-8-hydroxy-5-deazariboflavin synthase subunit CofG, producing the protein MNKTVTYSPAYTLVPTYQCFNRCSYCNFRTDIGQSDWLSVKKVREQLHQLKLKNVSEILLLSGEVHPLAHNRQFWFERIYRLCLLALELNFLPHTNAGILSWQEMEQLKQVNVSMGLMLEQLTPKLLSTVHKYAPSKVPQLRLQQLEWAGKLKIPFTTGLLLGIGETESDWWDSLKAIADIQQEWGHIQEVILQPHSLGNQQVISTTSFSLERLPEVIARSREILPDSIRIQIPPNLVVEPNLLLKCLDAGARDLGGISPKDEVNPDYPHLTAEYLQSVLETAGWQLVPRLPVYPQYYSWLSPPLQKLVKAKEKALRCNKLINR; encoded by the coding sequence ATGAACAAAACTGTAACTTATAGTCCTGCCTATACTTTGGTTCCTACTTACCAATGTTTTAACCGTTGTAGTTATTGTAATTTTAGGACTGATATAGGTCAAAGTGATTGGTTAAGTGTTAAAAAAGTAAGAGAGCAATTGCATCAGCTTAAATTAAAAAATGTATCAGAAATTTTGCTTCTTAGTGGAGAAGTTCATCCTCTAGCTCACAATCGTCAATTTTGGTTTGAAAGAATATATCGACTATGTTTATTAGCATTAGAACTAAATTTTTTGCCTCACACTAATGCAGGGATTCTTAGTTGGCAAGAAATGGAACAACTTAAACAAGTTAATGTGTCAATGGGTTTAATGCTAGAGCAGTTGACACCAAAATTATTAAGTACTGTTCATAAATATGCGCCTAGTAAAGTTCCGCAATTAAGATTACAACAGTTGGAGTGGGCAGGAAAACTCAAAATTCCTTTTACTACTGGATTATTATTGGGAATTGGTGAAACAGAATCAGATTGGTGGGATAGTTTAAAAGCGATCGCAGATATTCAACAAGAATGGGGTCATATTCAAGAAGTAATTCTTCAACCTCATAGTTTGGGAAATCAACAAGTAATAAGTACAACTTCTTTTTCTCTGGAGCGATTACCAGAAGTTATTGCTAGAAGTAGAGAAATTTTACCCGATAGCATTAGGATTCAAATCCCACCTAATTTAGTTGTAGAGCCAAATCTACTCTTAAAATGTTTGGATGCTGGTGCTAGAGACTTGGGAGGAATTAGTCCAAAAGACGAAGTTAATCCTGATTATCCTCATTTAACTGCCGAATATTTACAATCTGTTTTAGAAACTGCTGGTTGGCAATTAGTTCCTCGCTTACCTGTTTACCCACAATATTATTCTTGGTTGTCACCACCTTTACAAAAATTGGTTAAAGCTAAAGAAAAAGCTTTAAGATGCAATAAATTAATCAATCGATAG
- a CDS encoding aldose epimerase family protein: MFEITQKQEQYQTYVMTDVQAQSQIEVVPERGAIITRWRVKEEEILYLDQERFTHPELSIRGGIPILFPICGNLPNNSYTYQNQTYQLKQHGFARDLPWKVIETNDHDCASMTLALQSDEQTLMVYPFEFEITFTYQLKRNSLRILQTYHNQSEAIMPFATGLHPYFQVEAKNQLQFEIPATFYQDQVSKETYPFKGKFDFTQAEIDVAFTQIDKHHTAIADLNKNHKISINYSDCYSTLVFWTIKGKDYVCLEPWTAPRNALNTQEKLICLEPGNTFDSVVEINLSYF; this comes from the coding sequence GTGTTTGAGATTACTCAGAAACAAGAACAGTATCAAACCTATGTAATGACTGATGTACAAGCTCAGTCTCAAATTGAAGTAGTTCCAGAAAGAGGCGCAATTATTACCCGTTGGCGTGTTAAGGAAGAAGAAATTCTTTATTTAGATCAAGAAAGATTTACTCATCCTGAGCTTAGTATTCGTGGTGGGATTCCCATTCTGTTTCCTATTTGTGGAAATTTACCCAATAATAGCTACACTTATCAAAATCAAACCTATCAACTCAAACAACATGGTTTTGCGAGAGATTTGCCTTGGAAGGTAATTGAGACTAACGATCATGATTGTGCCAGTATGACGTTAGCTTTACAAAGCGATGAGCAAACGTTGATGGTTTATCCATTTGAGTTTGAAATTACATTCACTTATCAACTCAAAAGAAATAGTTTAAGAATTTTACAAACCTATCATAATCAATCGGAAGCAATCATGCCTTTTGCGACTGGTTTACATCCTTATTTCCAAGTAGAAGCTAAAAATCAATTACAATTTGAAATTCCTGCTACTTTTTATCAAGACCAAGTTAGCAAAGAAACCTATCCTTTTAAAGGGAAATTTGATTTTACCCAAGCAGAAATAGATGTTGCTTTTACTCAAATCGACAAACATCATACAGCGATCGCGGATTTAAACAAAAATCATAAAATCAGTATTAATTACTCCGATTGTTATTCCACTTTGGTATTTTGGACAATCAAAGGTAAAGATTATGTTTGTTTAGAACCTTGGACTGCGCCTCGCAATGCTCTCAATACCCAAGAAAAATTAATTTGTCTCGAACCAGGAAATACTTTTGACTCTGTTGTAGAAATCAATTTAAGCTATTTTTGA
- the tenA gene encoding thiaminase II gives MNFSAQVWNKIDNIYNSILIMPFVQELKSGLLKREIFQHYMIQDAIYLGEFARVLAIISAKAPEPDLQLQFANNVREAIIVERSLHENFFAKFGITIDHALATEPSPTCLNYTNFLIATAYRDSFAVTVAAVLPCFWIYSEVGKHIYQTAKIDNNPYQKWIETYADPDFEASVNYIIQVVDQQAKIASVQELKLMEQAFYRASQFEWMFWHSSEQLETWSIK, from the coding sequence ATGAATTTTTCTGCTCAAGTCTGGAACAAGATTGATAATATTTATAATTCCATTTTAATCATGCCATTTGTTCAAGAGCTTAAGTCAGGTTTATTAAAAAGAGAAATTTTTCAACATTACATGATTCAAGATGCTATTTATCTAGGTGAATTTGCTCGTGTATTAGCAATTATTTCCGCCAAAGCACCAGAACCAGATCTACAGTTACAATTCGCTAATAATGTTAGAGAAGCTATTATTGTTGAACGTAGTTTACATGAAAACTTTTTTGCAAAATTTGGTATTACAATTGATCATGCTTTGGCGACAGAACCTTCTCCTACTTGCCTGAATTATACTAACTTTTTAATCGCAACTGCTTATCGGGATAGCTTTGCCGTTACAGTAGCTGCTGTTTTACCTTGTTTTTGGATTTATTCCGAAGTGGGTAAACATATTTATCAAACAGCTAAAATTGACAATAATCCCTATCAAAAATGGATTGAGACTTATGCTGATCCTGATTTTGAAGCTTCAGTTAATTATATTATTCAAGTAGTAGATCAACAGGCTAAAATAGCTTCTGTTCAAGAACTAAAATTAATGGAACAAGCTTTTTATCGAGCATCTCAATTTGAATGGATGTTTTGGCATAGTTCTGAACAATTAGAAACATGGTCAATAAAATAA
- a CDS encoding DUF2854 domain-containing protein: MFRKISLGSLGLTVGSILTVIGFIAYATGNATLNLAGLFYGVPILLGGLALKAAELKPTPYSVPTSPEIISLREQQATSTQNQLRQDVTRFRYGQEAHLDESLEKIGLSPTDEERPELIGLRETATDGAYTLILEFASPFISLEQWQNKQEKIEKFFGPNIKAKITQSEEQFIDLALIKQN; encoded by the coding sequence ATGTTCCGTAAGATATCTTTGGGTTCTCTTGGTTTAACTGTAGGCAGTATTTTGACTGTAATTGGTTTTATTGCTTATGCCACTGGGAATGCTACTTTAAATTTAGCTGGGTTGTTTTATGGTGTTCCTATTTTATTAGGCGGTCTTGCTCTCAAAGCTGCCGAATTAAAACCCACACCCTATAGTGTTCCTACTTCTCCAGAAATTATTTCACTAAGGGAACAGCAAGCAACTTCCACTCAAAATCAGTTGCGACAAGATGTAACTCGTTTTCGTTATGGACAAGAAGCTCATTTGGACGAATCTTTAGAAAAAATTGGTTTAAGTCCAACTGATGAAGAAAGACCAGAATTAATTGGATTACGAGAAACTGCTACTGATGGGGCTTATACTTTAATATTAGAATTCGCTTCGCCGTTTATTTCTTTAGAACAATGGCAAAATAAACAAGAAAAAATTGAAAAGTTTTTTGGTCCTAATATTAAAGCAAAAATTACTCAATCTGAAGAGCAATTTATTGATTTGGCTTTAATTAAACAAAACTAA
- a CDS encoding NAD(P)-binding domain-containing protein, which yields MKIGILGTGLMGQPMAFRLLEANLSVIAYNRNPSKLESLQQAGATIVNSPEAAIAACDCLILMSQLS from the coding sequence GTGAAAATAGGTATATTAGGAACAGGTTTAATGGGTCAGCCAATGGCTTTTCGTTTGTTAGAGGCTAACCTTTCTGTCATAGCTTATAATCGTAATCCTTCTAAACTAGAATCTCTCCAACAAGCTGGTGCAACTATTGTTAACTCTCCAGAAGCAGCTATTGCAGCTTGTGATTGTCTTATTTTAATGTCGCAATTATCATAA
- a CDS encoding SAM hydrolase/SAM-dependent halogenase family protein, with the protein MLINLIADYGIGDPAFAEVTQRLNQKLPSAQIQCLSVPPFSTLATGFWNAQLGLNPGAPQRLIYHNCAPRQDNPEARFDNEGEGLTYVKLKNEVQVVGVLAGYTLSFLKEEALQINTIQVSRGGSQFRSRDVFPQAAAAIALGDYSLLGETILPTQISDPPLDRVVWIDGYGNIKTTIPASSLNLPLSAKVIVRVGDVVSDAIYSDGSFRVPEGTLAFAPGSSGWQTSDGKKVTWMELFLRGGNAWERFGKPKVNQMVTYTISASL; encoded by the coding sequence ATGTTAATTAATTTAATTGCCGATTATGGAATTGGAGATCCTGCTTTTGCTGAAGTAACCCAACGCTTAAATCAAAAATTGCCCTCAGCACAAATTCAATGTTTAAGCGTTCCTCCTTTTAGTACCTTGGCAACAGGATTTTGGAATGCTCAACTCGGTCTTAATCCTGGTGCGCCACAACGTCTAATTTATCATAACTGCGCTCCTCGACAAGATAATCCCGAAGCCAGATTTGATAATGAAGGAGAAGGACTCACCTACGTTAAACTCAAAAATGAAGTTCAAGTAGTTGGGGTTTTAGCGGGTTATACTCTTTCGTTCCTTAAAGAAGAAGCTTTACAAATTAATACTATTCAAGTGTCGCGAGGAGGTTCTCAATTTCGTTCCCGTGATGTTTTTCCTCAAGCAGCAGCAGCGATCGCTCTTGGTGATTATAGTTTGCTAGGAGAAACAATTTTACCAACCCAAATTTCGGATCCACCTTTAGATCGTGTAGTGTGGATTGATGGCTATGGCAATATCAAAACTACCATACCAGCAAGTAGTCTTAATCTACCTCTCTCCGCTAAAGTGATAGTTCGAGTAGGTGATGTAGTCAGCGATGCCATTTATTCTGATGGAAGTTTTAGAGTCCCAGAAGGAACTTTAGCTTTTGCACCTGGTAGTTCTGGTTGGCAAACTAGTGACGGCAAAAAAGTTACCTGGATGGAGTTATTTTTACGTGGTGGTAACGCTTGGGAACGTTTTGGGAAACCAAAGGTTAATCAAATGGTTACCTATACCATCTCAGCATCTTTGTAG
- the psbA gene encoding photosystem II q(b) protein, which translates to MTTTLQQRESLGAWERFCQWITSTNNRIYIGWFGVLMIPTLLTATTCFIIAFIAAPPVDIDGIREPVAGSLLYGNNIISGAVVPSSNAIGLHFYPIWEAASLDEWLYNGGPYQLVVFHFLIGVFTYLGRQWELSYRLGMRPWICVAYSAPVSAATAVFLIYPLGQGSFSDGMPLGISGTFNFMFVFQAEHNILMHPFHMLGVAGVFGGSLFSAMHGSLVTSSLVRETTETESQNYGYKFGQEEETYNIVAAHGYFGRLIFQYASFNNSRSLHFFLGAWPVIGIWFTAMGISTMAFNLNGFNFNQSIMDSQGHVVNTWADILNRANLGFEVMHERNAHNFPLDLASGDIAPVALTAPAING; encoded by the coding sequence ATGACTACCACATTACAACAGCGCGAAAGCTTAGGAGCTTGGGAACGCTTTTGTCAGTGGATTACCAGCACCAACAACCGTATCTACATCGGTTGGTTCGGTGTCCTGATGATCCCAACCCTCCTAACCGCAACTACTTGTTTCATCATCGCCTTCATCGCTGCGCCTCCAGTAGACATCGATGGCATCCGTGAACCTGTAGCAGGTTCATTACTTTACGGAAACAACATCATCTCTGGTGCAGTAGTACCTTCCTCGAACGCAATTGGTCTTCACTTCTACCCCATCTGGGAAGCAGCTTCCTTAGATGAGTGGTTATACAACGGTGGCCCTTACCAGTTAGTAGTATTCCACTTCTTAATTGGAGTATTTACTTACCTAGGTCGTCAGTGGGAACTATCCTACCGCTTAGGAATGCGTCCTTGGATTTGTGTAGCATACAGCGCACCAGTATCTGCTGCCACAGCAGTATTCTTAATCTATCCATTAGGACAAGGTTCTTTCTCTGATGGAATGCCTTTAGGAATCAGTGGTACATTCAACTTCATGTTCGTGTTCCAAGCAGAACACAACATCTTAATGCACCCCTTCCATATGTTAGGTGTAGCAGGTGTATTCGGTGGTTCTTTATTCTCCGCCATGCACGGAAGCTTAGTAACCTCTTCTTTGGTTCGTGAGACAACAGAAACTGAATCTCAAAACTACGGTTACAAATTCGGTCAAGAAGAAGAAACATACAACATCGTAGCTGCTCACGGTTACTTTGGAAGATTAATTTTCCAATATGCTTCTTTCAACAACAGCCGTTCCTTGCACTTCTTCTTAGGTGCATGGCCTGTAATCGGAATCTGGTTTACTGCAATGGGTATTTCCACCATGGCATTCAACCTCAATGGATTCAACTTCAACCAATCCATCATGGATTCTCAAGGACACGTAGTCAATACTTGGGCAGACATTCTCAACCGTGCTAACCTCGGTTTTGAAGTAATGCACGAACGTAATGCGCACAACTTCCCCTTAGACTTAGCTAGTGGTGATATCGCTCCTGTAGCGTTAACTGCTCCTGCTATCAATGGCTAA
- a CDS encoding glucose-6-phosphate isomerase, with protein sequence MNTAELWQRYQDWLYYDEKLGFYLDVSRMSFDDAFVETMKPKFDKAFKDITAIEAGAIANPDEERMVGHYWLRDPDLAPTDELKQDIIDTKQSIIDFAHKIHSGEIAPPSGGKFTQILSIGIGGSALGPQFVAQALATLDAPLKIYFIDNSDPEGIDQILATISDRLDTTLVSVISKSGGTPETRNGMLEVKQVYEDRNLNFADHAFAITGKGSQLENQAKSEGWLATFPMRDWVGGRTSELSAVGLVAAALQGINIQAMLDGAKAMDALTRKPDLKNNPAALLALSWYFAGNGKGEKDMVILPYKDSLLLFSRYLQQLIMESLGKEKDLDGNIVNQGIAVYGNKGSTDQHAYVQQLREGVNNFFLTFIEVLKDRNAPSVEIEPGITSGDYLIGFLLGTRQALYEKQRDSITITIPDVNETTVGALIALYERAVSLYASLININAYHQPGVEAGKKAAASILSLQERVVEVLQKSQRALSLSELATQAEAPEQIETVYKIVRHLYANQRGIILTGNLGQPSSLKIAWQSH encoded by the coding sequence ATGAATACTGCTGAACTTTGGCAACGCTATCAAGACTGGCTTTACTATGACGAAAAATTAGGATTTTACCTTGATGTCAGCCGCATGAGCTTTGATGATGCTTTTGTTGAAACCATGAAGCCAAAGTTTGACAAAGCATTTAAAGATATTACCGCAATTGAAGCAGGAGCGATCGCAAATCCTGATGAAGAAAGAATGGTTGGTCACTATTGGTTGCGTGACCCCGATTTAGCTCCTACTGATGAATTAAAACAAGATATTATTGATACCAAACAAAGCATTATTGATTTCGCTCACAAGATACACAGTGGCGAAATTGCTCCTCCTAGTGGCGGTAAATTTACTCAGATTTTGTCGATTGGAATTGGTGGTTCTGCTTTGGGGCCTCAGTTTGTTGCTCAAGCTTTAGCAACTTTGGATGCACCCCTCAAAATCTATTTTATTGATAATAGCGATCCCGAAGGAATAGATCAGATTTTAGCAACTATTAGCGATCGCTTGGATACTACCTTAGTTTCTGTGATTTCTAAATCAGGAGGAACACCAGAAACCCGTAATGGGATGTTGGAAGTCAAACAAGTTTATGAAGACCGAAATTTGAATTTTGCTGACCACGCTTTCGCGATTACAGGTAAAGGTTCTCAGCTAGAAAATCAAGCCAAGTCAGAAGGTTGGTTAGCTACTTTTCCGATGCGAGATTGGGTAGGAGGACGCACTTCAGAATTATCTGCCGTTGGTTTAGTTGCTGCTGCACTCCAAGGAATTAATATTCAGGCGATGTTGGATGGTGCTAAAGCAATGGACGCTTTAACGAGAAAACCTGACCTGAAAAATAACCCCGCAGCTTTACTTGCCTTGTCTTGGTACTTTGCTGGTAATGGCAAAGGAGAAAAAGATATGGTAATCCTTCCCTACAAAGATAGTTTGTTGCTCTTTAGTCGTTATTTGCAGCAGCTAATTATGGAATCGTTAGGAAAAGAAAAGGATTTGGATGGCAACATCGTTAATCAGGGTATTGCCGTTTATGGCAACAAAGGTTCAACGGATCAACACGCTTATGTTCAACAACTGAGAGAAGGAGTTAACAATTTTTTCTTGACTTTTATTGAAGTGTTAAAAGACAGAAATGCCCCATCAGTAGAAATAGAACCAGGTATTACTTCAGGAGACTATTTAATTGGTTTCTTACTGGGAACTCGTCAAGCATTATACGAAAAACAACGAGATTCAATTACAATCACGATTCCAGATGTCAACGAAACTACTGTTGGTGCTTTAATTGCCCTCTACGAACGAGCAGTTAGTTTGTATGCTTCTTTAATCAATATCAATGCTTATCATCAGCCTGGTGTAGAAGCTGGCAAAAAAGCAGCAGCGTCAATCTTATCATTACAAGAGCGTGTGGTCGAAGTCCTCCAAAAATCCCAGCGCGCACTTTCTTTATCAGAATTAGCAACTCAAGCTGAAGCACCAGAACAAATTGAAACCGTTTACAAAATTGTTCGTCATCTTTATGCTAATCAGCGAGGAATCATTTTGACAGGGAATCTTGGTCAACCAAGTAGTTTGAAAATTGCTTGGCAAAGCCACTAA
- a CDS encoding Dihem cytochrome c translates to MSKLKISQLKFKLTQNYSLKKILKRLFFFLFSIVVIVGSICLGNKISQAQNLLIVQNNNSQIEQEVYLKNCASCHTPIPAEVLPTETWQKILQQPQQHYGQTLPSIDRISLRLMWNYLKTFSRPLLPGEPQPEYVTNSRYFKALHPQVDLPQPVTHKSCLICHPGAKQLDYRSLNTEWQ, encoded by the coding sequence ATGTCAAAGTTGAAAATATCTCAGCTTAAATTTAAATTAACTCAGAACTATTCCCTCAAAAAAATATTAAAACGTTTATTTTTCTTTCTGTTTTCAATAGTAGTAATTGTAGGAAGTATTTGTTTAGGAAATAAAATTTCTCAAGCTCAAAATTTGCTCATAGTACAAAATAATAATTCTCAAATCGAGCAAGAAGTATATTTAAAAAATTGTGCTAGCTGCCATACCCCTATTCCTGCTGAGGTTTTACCAACAGAAACTTGGCAAAAAATTCTTCAACAACCACAACAACATTATGGACAAACTTTACCGTCAATAGACCGTATTTCCCTTCGGTTAATGTGGAATTATTTAAAGACATTTTCTCGTCCGTTACTACCAGGTGAACCTCAACCAGAGTATGTAACTAACTCTCGTTATTTCAAAGCTCTTCATCCCCAAGTAGATTTACCCCAACCAGTCACTCATAAAAGTTGTCTCATTTGTCATCCAGGTGCAAAACAATTGGATTATCGTAGTCTTAATACGGAATGGCAATAA
- a CDS encoding DUF3531 family protein produces the protein MEVQFREFNPFDLWIWLEFETAPSMMEQQYIEELFNSWFYLGKLGGFNAENLQVQDTGIEISYMEYNNEEAENMLMSPMHNMSEFEYLGTWGRCWFDLGTSDLIAIDILINALYQLSKEYVKINKLIIGGENQDWQVNRKTQTIFADNSDF, from the coding sequence ATGGAAGTACAGTTTCGTGAATTTAATCCCTTCGATTTGTGGATTTGGTTAGAATTTGAAACTGCTCCCTCAATGATGGAGCAACAATATATAGAAGAATTGTTTAACTCTTGGTTTTATTTAGGTAAACTAGGTGGTTTTAATGCGGAAAATCTTCAAGTACAAGATACTGGCATAGAAATCAGCTACATGGAATATAACAATGAAGAAGCAGAAAATATGCTGATGTCGCCAATGCACAATATGAGTGAATTTGAATATTTAGGTACTTGGGGACGTTGCTGGTTCGATTTAGGTACTAGTGATTTAATTGCGATCGATATTTTAATCAATGCTCTTTATCAACTTAGTAAAGAATACGTCAAAATCAATAAATTAATTATTGGTGGCGAAAATCAAGATTGGCAAGTAAACAGGAAAACCCAAACAATTTTTGCTGATAATTCTGATTTTTAG